Part of the Pseudomonadota bacterium genome is shown below.
AGATGAGCGCGCGGCGATTCCTTGCTGCGATCCAACGCCGCGACGATGTCGCTCCTTCCGGGGCGTTTCCCTGGTCGGTGCCGCTCATCCGCGATCTTCAGGCGATTGAGTTTTCAACGCCGGTGACGTTCCTCGTCGGCGAGAACGGCTCGGGCAAATCGACGGTGCTCGAAGGGATCGCGGCGGGCATGTCGGCGGCGGCGGCCGGCAGCCGCGATCTGCAGCGGGACGAGACCCTTGTCGCCGCGCGCGAATTCGCCAAAGGCTTCCGCTTCGTGCGGCAGCGGCATGCGAAGACCCGGATGTTCATGCGCGCCGAGGACGCCTTCGGCTTTGTCCGGCGCTTTGCCGACGAGGTCCGGGTGCAGGAAAGAATGCCGGACAGTCCGGACAAGCAGTCCGAGATTTTATGGGCGAAGGTAAACCAAGCGGCGTTCGAGGTGCGATACGGCGGTGACCTCGATGCGCAATCGCATGGCGAGACGTTTCTGAAGATATTGGCCGAACGGCTGGCGCCGGAAGGGCTCTATTTCCTTGATGAGCCGGAGACGCCCCTCTCGCCGCAGCGCCTCCTGGCTCTCATGGGCCTGATCAAGGACCGGGTCGAGCGGGGATGCCAATTCGTCATCGCCACGCACTCGCCCATTTTGATGGGGCAACCCGATGCGACCATCCTATCGTTTCATGATGGCCGCATCGAACCTGT
Proteins encoded:
- a CDS encoding AAA family ATPase, with the translated sequence MSARRFLAAIQRRDDVAPSGAFPWSVPLIRDLQAIEFSTPVTFLVGENGSGKSTVLEGIAAGMSAAAAGSRDLQRDETLVAAREFAKGFRFVRQRHAKTRMFMRAEDAFGFVRRFADEVRVQERMPDSPDKQSEILWAKVNQAAFEVRYGGDLDAQSHGETFLKILAERLAPEGLYFLDEPETPLSPQRLLALMGLIKDRVERGCQFVIATHSPILMGQPDATILSFHDGRIEPVAYDDIEHVRITRAFLNDRERFLRRL